One Lacticaseibacillus rhamnosus genomic window carries:
- the galU gene encoding UTP--glucose-1-phosphate uridylyltransferase GalU, which yields MKVRKAVIPAAGLGTRFLPATKALAKEMLPIVDKPTIQFIVEEAKASGIEDILIVEGKQKRSIEDHFDSAPELEQNLKEKHKDALLQLVHSTTDIGVNLFFVRQPYPRGLGDAVRLAKSFVGDEPFVVMLGDDLMNDKVPLTKQLIDEYDKTHASILAVKKVPHDEVSAYGVIDPEKEVSKDLYNVKKFVEKPAVADAPSDLAIIGRYLLTPEIFDILDNQKPGKGNEIQLTDAIDTLNQTQRVFAHEFKGDRYDVGNKFGYVKTNVEYGLTHPEVKDELRAYILDLAAKLQSGKHVGKPANKK from the coding sequence GTGAAAGTTCGCAAAGCAGTGATACCGGCAGCCGGGCTTGGGACCCGTTTTCTGCCAGCAACCAAAGCTTTAGCTAAGGAAATGTTGCCGATTGTCGACAAACCAACCATTCAATTTATCGTTGAAGAAGCTAAGGCTAGTGGGATTGAGGATATTCTGATTGTTGAGGGTAAACAAAAACGCTCTATTGAAGATCATTTTGACTCAGCACCTGAGTTGGAACAGAATCTGAAAGAAAAACATAAAGACGCCTTGCTACAGCTGGTTCATTCCACAACCGACATCGGCGTCAACTTATTCTTCGTGCGGCAGCCATATCCGCGTGGTCTTGGTGATGCCGTTCGCTTAGCCAAATCGTTTGTTGGCGACGAACCATTCGTGGTCATGTTGGGTGATGACCTGATGAATGACAAAGTGCCGTTGACCAAGCAATTAATTGATGAATATGATAAAACCCATGCGTCCATTCTTGCCGTTAAAAAGGTGCCGCATGATGAAGTATCGGCATATGGCGTTATTGATCCGGAAAAAGAAGTTTCCAAAGACCTCTATAACGTTAAGAAATTCGTTGAAAAGCCCGCTGTTGCTGATGCCCCAAGTGACTTGGCTATCATCGGCCGCTACCTGCTGACCCCGGAAATCTTTGATATTCTTGATAATCAAAAACCGGGCAAAGGCAATGAAATTCAGTTAACCGATGCGATTGATACCTTGAACCAAACTCAGCGCGTCTTTGCACATGAGTTTAAAGGGGATCGCTACGATGTCGGCAATAAGTTCGGGTACGTCAAGACTAATGTTGAATATGGCTTGACCCATCCGGAAGTAAAAGATGAACTCCGCGCATACATCCTTGATCTGGCTGCTAAGTTGCAATCAGGCAAGCATGTGGGGAAGCCGGCAAATAAGAAGTAA